GGATTATCGTTTGTAGCGATTATATGCGGCAAGAGGTACAACGAGCGCTGCACAGTCCTTGGGACAAAATTGATGTGATTTATAACGGTATCCGTGCGGAGAAGAAAAAGCACCACGAAGATTTTCACGCTTTAGATTTTCGCCGCCAATTTGCCGAAGATGGCGAAAAAATCGTTTACTATGTCGGTCGCATGACCTACGAAAAAGGTGTACCTTTATTACTCAATGCTGCTCCCAAAGTACTTTGGGAAATGGGAGGATACGTTAAATTTGTGATTGTTGGTGGTGGTAATACCGATCATCTCAAGCGTCTAGCTTGGGATTTAGGAATTTGGCATAAATGCTATTTTACCGGTTTTCTCTCCGATGAATATTTAGATAAATTCCAAACTGTGGCTGACTGTGCCGTTTTTCCCAGTCTTTACGAACCTTTTGGGATTGTTGCTTTAGAAAGTTTTGCTTCTCGCGTTCCTGTGGTAGTTTCCAATACAGGGGGTTTTCCAGAAGTCGTGCAACACACCAAGACAGGTATTGTTACCTGGGTAAATAATCCTGATTCCCTTGCTTGGGGAATTTTGGAGGTTTTGAAAAATTCAGCTTATCGGCAATGGCTGGTTGATAATGCTTATGAAGATTTAGGGCGGCGCTTTAGCTGGCCGAAATTAGCCGAACAGACTGATAAAGTTTATCACCGAGTAGTGCAAGAGCGATCGCAAGTTGTCTGGTGAGCAATAAAGTCTACCTTCTAGTATATCACATTCAGGACAACTAAATTTAGCTGTCCTGAATCAGTTACTACATATCATGTAAATTTTCTTTAAACTTGCATAAATCCTTAATCAACTTTCGATAAATCTACAATAGGCACTGCTGTAAATTCTTCAGTAGTGGAAATTTAACCTGGTTGTGGATGCAATTTCGTAATCAGTAACATCAGTTCAACAGCGATTTATCAAGGATAACTATATGAAACTGCTCCCTTTGGATAAACTAGGAGCTAGAGAAGCCAATGGTACGGTTGATTTTGGAATATTTCTTCCTTGGGTTTCTGCAAAAGATGGAAATCGGCTCAAGGTAAAAGTTATCCACGAAAAAGACCAATTTCTCCAAGACACTCAACCCTTAGAATTTGAACTCAAGCATTCTATAGACCCAGAGTATGGTGATTATTGGTCAACTCAAATAAATATCAATACTTCCCAAAAACCCAGTCCCAAATCTGCATGGGGAGAACCAGGTACATATGTTTACCGCTATAGTTTACTAAATCCTAATAAGGGTGAAATTGATTGGATTCTTGACCCTTTTGCTAGAGAATTTGGTGTCGGTAAATTATCTGCTTTCACACTAGGTTATCAACCACATGAGTGGAGTGAAAAAGAAACAACCTGGAAAACTCCAAACTTGAAAGATATTGTTTTGTACGAATTGATGATTGATGAATTCGGCGGCGATATCGATGGAACAATTGAGAAACTCGGCTATCTCGCAGATTTGGGAGTTAACTGTCTTGAAATCATGCCACTTTCCAATGTCGCCTTGACAGTAGATTGGGGCTTTTTACCACTGGGTTACTTTGGTGTCGATGAGCGATTTGGCAATAGAAAAGATTTACAGAAGTTGATTGATGCTGCACATCAAAACAACATTGCTGTAATTGTCGATGCTGTTTATGGTCACACTGGTGACCATTTCCCATACTCTTATGTTTACAGACAACTAGAGTATCGTGAAAACCCTTTTATGGGAACTTTTGCTAAAGATTATTTTGG
Above is a window of Nostoc sp. UHCC 0702 DNA encoding:
- a CDS encoding glycosyltransferase family 4 protein, which translates into the protein MKVLVLSWEFPPRIIGGIARHVAELYPELVKLGHEIHLITAEFGQASMYEVVEGIHVHRVPVGHSNDFFHWVVNLNQSMGHHGGKLIQEEGPFDLIHAHDWLVGDAAIALKHNFKIPLIATIHATEHGRYNGIHTVTQHYISAKENLLAYNAWRIIVCSDYMRQEVQRALHSPWDKIDVIYNGIRAEKKKHHEDFHALDFRRQFAEDGEKIVYYVGRMTYEKGVPLLLNAAPKVLWEMGGYVKFVIVGGGNTDHLKRLAWDLGIWHKCYFTGFLSDEYLDKFQTVADCAVFPSLYEPFGIVALESFASRVPVVVSNTGGFPEVVQHTKTGIVTWVNNPDSLAWGILEVLKNSAYRQWLVDNAYEDLGRRFSWPKLAEQTDKVYHRVVQERSQVVW